The Erythrobacter sp. Alg231-14 genome has a segment encoding these proteins:
- a CDS encoding M14 family zinc carboxypeptidase, whose product MKLESVYRSTFAAIGASLVFCGAVIASVAPAHAQSFLSAEFDPSIPTLTQTVGHAPGDRITSTDEADRYARALVDAAPDRIRMVKYAESWEGRPLHYLILTSPDNMARIDAIQADLANISAGRASNGDALPVTWLAYGVHGNEIASTDAALMMAYHLIAARDDARVDQMMRESIVVLDPMQNPDGRARFVNHFRGAVGIEPVGDRQAAEHDETWPSGRVNHYMFDLNRDWFTLSQPETRGKVAAIRQWSPVVVVDVHEMGGDETYFFSPAAQPINPNITAAQQRSYEIIGRNNAAYFDQMGEPYFTREVYDLFYPGYGDTWNTHQGAIGSTYEQGSARGLVFDRRNGTQLTYADGVRNHFIASFSTAEAVAQNADRFLSDYATYRANNANGAAGRGAYIIDLGDRRWNAESLGRRLVAQGIEVRRRSGSANACGRSYPNGFLSVPQAQPAARLVRSLLDRDTALPADFVTEQERRRSDDLPHELYDVTAWSVGLMSGLDVVACATAPSGDLLSATAPIAPVEGGSGDFGVAVPWSDSGQARLITLALREGIEMSGTDEAFTKDGRTYPRGTVIAPTRANSPESMARLRELAREIGAETVALDSSWVEDGPNLGSEAFARLTLPKVAMAWDDGISQLSAGAMRFVLERRLGLPVVPIRTNRFRGADLSDYDVVVVPAGSPRGNLGDGGIATLRAFVERGGVLVTIGSSITTFTGGDDPLLSVQREAALGREPVSDDEEAGSLSEASEFANEADYRDAIADQNALPDTLPGALLNTIADQEHFLSSGYDGGAVVLATGSQIFTPLDRANGSNVLYFESTDNLIASGYVWDENRRQLAFKPYLMAQPTGDGLTIAFAHDPATRAYLDGLDLLLANAILIAPSRVR is encoded by the coding sequence ATGAAGCTTGAATCCGTGTATCGATCCACTTTCGCAGCGATCGGCGCTTCTTTGGTGTTCTGCGGGGCGGTCATCGCATCCGTTGCCCCGGCGCATGCTCAGTCATTCTTGTCGGCGGAATTTGATCCATCGATACCAACATTGACGCAGACAGTGGGCCATGCCCCTGGCGATCGGATCACGTCCACCGATGAAGCAGATCGATACGCGCGGGCTTTGGTGGATGCCGCACCGGACCGCATCAGAATGGTCAAGTACGCGGAAAGCTGGGAAGGGCGGCCGCTTCACTATTTGATCCTGACGTCGCCAGACAACATGGCGCGGATTGACGCGATTCAAGCTGATCTTGCAAATATCTCTGCCGGACGGGCCAGCAACGGTGATGCTTTGCCGGTGACATGGTTGGCATATGGCGTGCACGGCAATGAAATTGCATCCACCGATGCGGCGTTGATGATGGCCTATCATCTTATCGCGGCGCGTGACGATGCACGGGTGGATCAAATGATGCGAGAAAGCATCGTTGTGCTCGACCCGATGCAAAACCCCGATGGACGGGCGCGTTTCGTAAACCATTTTCGCGGCGCGGTCGGGATTGAGCCTGTCGGTGATCGGCAAGCGGCAGAACACGATGAAACGTGGCCTAGTGGGCGAGTGAACCACTATATGTTCGACTTGAACCGCGATTGGTTCACTTTGAGCCAGCCCGAAACCCGCGGTAAAGTCGCCGCAATCCGCCAATGGAGCCCAGTCGTCGTGGTTGATGTCCACGAAATGGGCGGGGATGAGACGTATTTTTTCTCTCCTGCGGCGCAACCGATCAACCCGAACATCACTGCCGCGCAACAACGCTCCTATGAGATCATTGGCCGCAACAACGCCGCCTATTTTGATCAAATGGGAGAGCCCTATTTTACACGCGAAGTCTATGACCTGTTTTACCCGGGCTACGGTGACACCTGGAACACACATCAAGGCGCCATTGGCAGCACATACGAGCAAGGATCGGCGCGCGGGCTGGTCTTTGATCGGCGCAACGGAACGCAGCTGACCTACGCGGATGGCGTGCGCAATCACTTCATCGCGAGCTTTTCGACCGCTGAAGCAGTCGCGCAGAACGCGGACCGTTTCCTATCTGACTATGCGACCTATCGCGCCAACAACGCCAATGGAGCAGCGGGAAGGGGCGCATACATTATAGATTTAGGCGACCGCCGGTGGAACGCCGAAAGCTTGGGCCGGAGGCTGGTCGCTCAAGGTATTGAGGTGCGTCGGCGGTCAGGTTCAGCCAATGCATGCGGCCGGTCCTATCCAAATGGCTTTCTTTCCGTTCCTCAGGCTCAGCCTGCTGCTCGGTTGGTCCGCAGCTTATTGGATCGCGACACCGCTTTGCCCGCCGATTTTGTTACCGAGCAAGAACGTCGCCGTTCCGATGACCTCCCGCATGAACTGTATGATGTGACTGCATGGTCTGTTGGCTTGATGTCCGGATTGGACGTTGTGGCGTGCGCGACTGCTCCGTCGGGGGACTTGCTTTCGGCGACCGCCCCAATCGCTCCGGTCGAAGGCGGATCAGGTGATTTTGGCGTTGCCGTGCCTTGGTCCGATAGCGGTCAAGCGCGCCTTATCACTTTGGCCCTTCGCGAAGGGATTGAAATGAGCGGCACCGACGAAGCCTTTACCAAAGATGGCCGAACTTATCCACGAGGAACGGTAATTGCGCCAACGCGCGCCAATTCACCTGAAAGCATGGCCCGTTTGCGCGAATTGGCTCGCGAAATCGGCGCGGAAACCGTCGCGCTCGATTCCAGTTGGGTTGAAGATGGCCCAAATCTGGGCAGCGAAGCCTTTGCCCGTCTCACATTGCCCAAAGTGGCGATGGCATGGGACGATGGTATCTCACAATTGAGCGCGGGTGCGATGCGTTTCGTCCTTGAGCGTCGTTTGGGTCTGCCGGTTGTGCCTATCCGCACCAATCGGTTTAGGGGCGCGGATTTGTCCGATTACGATGTGGTTGTTGTCCCCGCAGGTTCGCCGCGCGGCAATTTGGGCGATGGCGGGATTGCGACGTTGCGCGCATTTGTTGAACGGGGCGGTGTTCTCGTGACCATCGGCAGCAGCATTACAACGTTCACCGGGGGAGATGACCCCTTGCTTTCTGTTCAACGCGAAGCGGCATTGGGTCGCGAACCGGTTTCAGATGATGAGGAAGCAGGATCATTGAGTGAGGCAAGCGAATTCGCCAACGAGGCCGATTATCGCGACGCGATTGCTGATCAGAATGCCTTGCCTGACACGTTGCCCGGGGCTTTATTGAACACGATCGCCGATCAAGAGCATTTCCTGTCTTCTGGATATGATGGCGGCGCGGTTGTGTTGGCAACCGGATCGCAGATCTTCACCCCGCTTGATCGGGCTAACGGCTCCAACGTGTTGTATTTCGAAAGCACGGATAACCTGATCGCGAGCGGATATGTGTGGGACGAAAATCGTCGCCAACTGGCGTTCAAACCGTACCTTATGGCTCAACCAACCGGCGATGGTTTGACGATTGCCTTTGCGCATGATCCGGCGACCCGCGCCTATCTGGATGGGCTGGACTTGTTGTTGGCCAATGCGATCTTGATCGCACCTTCGCGGGTGCGGTAG
- a CDS encoding TonB-dependent receptor domain-containing protein: MKPLKISGQALLLAAVSAMPFAAHAQSAPDSDAEEAQEENRIVVTGSRIARDPNIGSPAPILSVDAEALTQAGTPDVVEVLRDIPALSTSTTAEGSIDGIFSESVGQSILNLRGLGANRTLVLVNGRRHVSGVAGEQAVDINSIPTALIERVETLTGGASSLYGADAVTGVVNFVLKDDFEGIQANVQSGISSQGDSFRINADLTWGVNFADGRGNFVISGEYARGDELQFGDRAFSRNNGIFDDQANPALRLQTGELGADTPNFVANGAVLGGLIPTDTTGFTPTAAEQALINRSINAPRRLIAGDPRFSLSSPGGIIAPGDIGLSDGPDINGNGTPDCLESAVGFNSTFNAGAFGLAGGCAVVNDDGSLSVYQDGAITGLFNQFGGDGIANNFDVNSLIPETERWSVNANLTYEISPSATAFFEGKYVSNSAEFQAQPNTFYDLLTVRADNPFISADQAQFVAPLFFGNGTDEGFYITRDPTDLGPNRNRNEFESYRFVGGVRGDTSDHFSYEVSANYGRFTQDTNDANRVITDRFFAAIDVIADPTTGAPICRSDIDPTAPATTPFGIPAGDPGFFTFNPGDGSCAPANILGGAGAISQEAIDFITTTVVNEFQLEQLVFSAIFTGDTGAFLELPGGAVGFAFGAEYREERSESIFDPLVRGIVPVTTPNAGAGDFVGTVTGGVQNSLVFDPASTINNAGGDFNVYDLFAEVRLPILSGVAFAETLELSGAARFSSYSTVGDTFTWNVSALWAPSEDILFRGTYSEAVRAPNINELFNPAQGAFFRPVDPCDAGNLVTADDPGLREANCTAFFNNIGFDPTLGTGAYAYVDPLTARFSGSISGNPNLEEESATTWTVGAQITPSFLPGLILSVDYYNIEIEDAINAVSAQDIVDNCVDSASITNDFCGLFERSGATGGFTFLRQSSLNFARQETAGVEAALQYRFDLGPVDFTFNASGTWVDKLNNFFDPSDPTLVDPELGELQRPEWAGNASLTAAYEAFSLTWSTTYLDSQGLRSVEIESVGNTGADTFSTANGLSSDVMIHNISFSFEATQNIDIYGGVNNVFGRDPFVTEQAFPVSPVGTLFFLGATLTM; the protein is encoded by the coding sequence ATGAAACCTCTTAAAATCTCCGGTCAGGCCCTCCTGCTCGCCGCGGTTAGCGCCATGCCATTTGCGGCACACGCTCAATCGGCTCCAGATAGCGATGCAGAAGAAGCACAAGAAGAGAACCGGATCGTTGTTACCGGCTCACGCATTGCACGTGATCCAAACATCGGCTCACCGGCTCCTATCCTCTCCGTTGACGCCGAAGCATTGACACAAGCTGGTACGCCAGACGTTGTTGAAGTGTTGCGCGACATTCCCGCTCTTTCCACATCAACCACAGCGGAAGGTTCTATTGACGGCATCTTCTCTGAATCGGTTGGTCAATCCATTCTCAACCTGCGCGGCTTGGGCGCGAACCGTACCTTGGTTCTGGTCAACGGCCGCCGCCACGTTTCTGGTGTTGCAGGCGAACAGGCGGTGGACATCAACTCCATCCCTACCGCGCTAATCGAACGAGTCGAAACGCTGACGGGTGGCGCATCATCCTTGTATGGTGCTGACGCTGTGACAGGCGTTGTAAACTTTGTCCTCAAAGATGATTTCGAAGGCATTCAAGCGAATGTCCAATCGGGTATTTCGTCACAGGGCGACAGCTTCCGCATCAACGCCGACCTTACATGGGGCGTAAACTTCGCCGATGGACGCGGTAATTTTGTAATCTCGGGCGAATATGCGCGTGGTGACGAACTGCAATTCGGTGATCGTGCATTTTCACGCAACAACGGCATTTTTGACGACCAAGCAAACCCTGCTCTGCGTCTTCAAACCGGCGAACTGGGTGCCGATACGCCAAACTTCGTAGCCAATGGCGCGGTGTTGGGCGGGTTGATCCCAACCGACACCACCGGTTTCACACCGACTGCGGCGGAACAGGCATTGATCAATCGTTCGATAAACGCACCGCGGCGTTTGATCGCTGGCGATCCGCGCTTTTCGCTTTCGTCACCGGGCGGCATCATTGCGCCGGGTGATATCGGTCTTAGCGATGGTCCGGACATCAACGGCAACGGCACACCCGATTGCCTTGAATCTGCGGTTGGTTTCAACAGCACATTCAATGCCGGCGCCTTTGGCTTGGCCGGTGGTTGCGCGGTTGTGAACGACGATGGCTCGCTTAGCGTCTATCAAGACGGGGCGATCACCGGTTTGTTCAACCAATTTGGCGGTGACGGCATTGCCAACAACTTCGACGTGAACTCGTTGATCCCAGAGACTGAGCGTTGGTCGGTAAACGCCAACCTCACTTATGAGATCTCGCCTTCCGCAACCGCGTTCTTCGAAGGTAAATACGTGTCCAACTCGGCCGAGTTTCAGGCTCAGCCAAACACGTTCTATGATTTGTTGACCGTCCGCGCCGACAACCCATTCATCAGCGCCGATCAGGCACAATTTGTCGCGCCATTGTTCTTTGGCAACGGCACAGACGAAGGGTTCTACATCACGCGTGACCCGACCGATCTCGGTCCGAACCGCAATCGCAACGAATTTGAGTCATACCGTTTTGTCGGTGGTGTACGAGGCGACACCTCGGATCACTTCTCATACGAAGTGTCGGCCAATTACGGGCGCTTTACGCAAGACACAAACGATGCGAACCGCGTGATCACTGACCGGTTCTTTGCCGCGATCGACGTCATCGCCGATCCGACAACGGGCGCGCCGATCTGTCGGTCCGATATTGATCCAACAGCACCGGCGACAACACCGTTTGGCATCCCAGCCGGCGATCCTGGCTTCTTCACCTTCAATCCGGGTGACGGTTCTTGTGCCCCTGCCAATATCCTTGGCGGTGCCGGAGCGATCAGTCAGGAAGCGATCGATTTCATCACCACCACGGTCGTGAATGAGTTCCAACTTGAACAGCTTGTCTTTAGTGCGATCTTCACCGGCGACACTGGTGCGTTCCTCGAATTGCCGGGTGGCGCAGTTGGTTTCGCATTCGGCGCGGAATATCGCGAAGAGCGTTCGGAATCGATCTTTGATCCGCTGGTTCGCGGCATCGTTCCGGTGACCACGCCAAATGCTGGTGCGGGCGACTTTGTCGGCACAGTGACTGGCGGCGTTCAAAACTCCTTGGTCTTTGACCCTGCGTCGACGATCAACAATGCCGGCGGCGATTTCAACGTCTACGACTTGTTCGCTGAAGTTCGCTTGCCGATCCTTTCGGGTGTGGCTTTCGCTGAAACACTGGAATTGAGCGGCGCGGCGCGCTTCTCAAGCTATTCCACGGTCGGTGATACGTTCACTTGGAACGTCAGCGCCTTGTGGGCTCCTAGCGAAGACATCTTGTTCCGCGGTACATATTCTGAGGCTGTTCGTGCACCGAACATCAACGAATTGTTCAACCCGGCTCAAGGCGCGTTCTTCCGCCCGGTTGATCCGTGTGATGCAGGTAACCTCGTCACGGCGGATGATCCCGGCCTTCGCGAAGCAAACTGCACAGCGTTCTTCAACAATATCGGGTTTGATCCAACACTCGGCACCGGGGCCTATGCCTATGTCGATCCGTTGACGGCGCGTTTCTCTGGCTCGATCAGCGGCAACCCGAATCTCGAAGAAGAAAGCGCGACAACATGGACAGTGGGTGCGCAGATCACCCCTAGCTTCCTGCCCGGCCTCATCCTCAGCGTCGATTATTACAACATCGAAATCGAGGATGCGATCAACGCAGTGAGCGCACAGGATATCGTCGATAACTGCGTGGACAGCGCAAGCATCACCAACGATTTCTGTGGTCTGTTTGAACGCAGCGGTGCAACCGGCGGCTTCACCTTCCTGCGTCAAAGTTCGTTGAACTTTGCTCGTCAGGAAACAGCGGGTGTCGAAGCAGCGTTGCAATATCGTTTCGATCTCGGACCGGTAGACTTCACGTTCAACGCAAGCGGAACATGGGTCGATAAGCTCAACAACTTCTTCGATCCAAGCGATCCAACTCTGGTTGACCCTGAGCTGGGTGAATTGCAGCGTCCAGAATGGGCGGGCAACGCCTCGCTTACGGCCGCATATGAAGCGTTCAGCCTGACATGGTCGACCACCTATCTCGATAGTCAGGGCCTTCGCTCTGTTGAGATCGAATCGGTAGGCAACACCGGAGCGGATACGTTTTCTACGGCCAATGGCCTGTCGAGCGATGTTATGATCCACAACATCTCGTTCAGCTTCGAAGCGACGCAGAATATTGATATCTACGGCGGTGTGAACAACGTGTTTGGCCGTGATCCATTTGTTACAGAACAAGCCTTCCCGGTTAGCCCGGTCGGCACACTGTTCTTCCTTGGTGCAACACTCACAATGTAA
- a CDS encoding VOC family protein gives MSGSGTSSAHPVKLGGVHHVAYRCKDAKETVEWYGRVLGMEYTTAFAEDHVPSTGEYDPYMHVFLDAGNGNILAFFELPNQPDMGRDENTPAWVQHLAFRAPDEAALLQAKAHIEAQGIDVLGPTHHGIFKSIYFFDPNGHRVELAADIGTDEQYIELKRVAPMMLDEWSETKTAPRHADWLHQLAREEHGQS, from the coding sequence ATGAGTGGTTCTGGAACGTCGTCGGCGCATCCCGTGAAACTGGGCGGGGTTCATCACGTTGCCTATCGCTGCAAAGACGCGAAAGAGACGGTCGAATGGTATGGCCGGGTTCTCGGCATGGAATACACCACTGCCTTTGCCGAGGATCACGTGCCGTCAACCGGCGAATATGACCCTTACATGCACGTCTTTCTGGATGCCGGAAATGGCAACATCTTGGCGTTCTTTGAATTGCCAAACCAACCCGACATGGGGCGTGACGAGAACACGCCAGCCTGGGTGCAACACTTGGCGTTTCGCGCACCGGACGAAGCAGCGTTGTTGCAGGCGAAGGCTCATATTGAGGCGCAGGGCATCGATGTGCTGGGGCCGACGCATCATGGTATTTTCAAATCAATCTATTTCTTTGACCCTAATGGGCATCGGGTCGAATTGGCCGCCGATATCGGCACCGACGAACAGTATATTGAATTGAAACGGGTTGCGCCCATGATGCTTGACGAATGGAGCGAGACAAAGACCGCGCCGCGTCACGCGGATTGGTTGCATCAACTGGCCCGAGAGGAACACGGCCAAAGTTAA
- the hppD gene encoding 4-hydroxyphenylpyruvate dioxygenase: MTKHTPLHTSDLFENPAGLDGFEFVEFCAPEKGVLEPVFEAMGFTQVAKHRGKDVYLWRQGGINLIANYEPRSAAWYFAREHGPSACGMAFRVRDAKAAYDHLIAQGAEPVANEPGPMELRIPAIRGIGGAILYLVDRYAGAEDKSLTIYDIDFEYLPGVDPYPEGAGFHTIDHLTHNVYTGRMKYWADYYESLFNFKEIRFFDIKGEYTGLTSKALTAPDGKIRIPLNEEGEGGKGQIEEFLREFNGEGIQHIALICEDLVACWDRLKEFGVPFMTAPPETYYQMLDERLPGHGENAEELKMRGILLDGTTEGGEPRLLLQIFAEAQVGPVFFEFIQRKGDDGFGEGNFKALFESIERDQVARGVLNVAPEPAQ, encoded by the coding sequence ATGACAAAGCATACCCCACTTCACACAAGTGATTTGTTTGAAAACCCCGCTGGTCTGGACGGGTTCGAATTTGTCGAATTTTGCGCGCCAGAGAAAGGCGTTCTTGAACCTGTTTTTGAAGCAATGGGCTTCACACAAGTGGCAAAGCATCGCGGCAAAGACGTGTATCTTTGGCGTCAAGGCGGCATCAACCTTATCGCCAATTACGAACCGCGCAGCGCGGCATGGTACTTCGCCCGCGAACACGGCCCGTCCGCATGCGGCATGGCGTTCCGTGTGCGCGATGCAAAGGCGGCGTACGATCACCTTATCGCGCAAGGCGCGGAACCGGTCGCGAACGAACCCGGCCCGATGGAGCTTCGCATTCCTGCGATACGCGGTATTGGCGGGGCGATCCTTTATCTGGTGGATCGTTATGCCGGAGCGGAGGACAAAAGCCTCACCATCTATGACATCGATTTTGAGTATCTGCCCGGTGTTGATCCGTATCCCGAAGGCGCAGGGTTCCACACCATCGATCACCTCACGCACAATGTTTACACCGGCCGGATGAAATATTGGGCGGACTATTATGAGAGCCTGTTCAACTTCAAAGAGATTAGGTTCTTTGATATTAAGGGCGAATACACCGGCCTGACGTCAAAAGCGCTAACCGCGCCTGATGGAAAAATTCGCATTCCTCTCAACGAAGAAGGCGAAGGCGGCAAAGGCCAGATTGAAGAATTTCTGCGCGAATTTAACGGCGAAGGCATTCAGCACATTGCCTTGATCTGCGAAGATCTTGTGGCGTGTTGGGACCGGCTCAAAGAGTTCGGCGTTCCGTTCATGACCGCACCGCCCGAAACCTATTACCAAATGCTCGACGAACGTTTGCCGGGACACGGTGAAAATGCCGAGGAATTGAAGATGCGCGGCATCCTTTTGGATGGGACCACCGAAGGCGGTGAACCGCGCCTCCTCCTCCAAATTTTTGCCGAGGCGCAAGTTGGCCCGGTCTTCTTCGAATTCATTCAGCGCAAAGGCGATGATGGTTTCGGCGAAGGCAATTTCAAAGCTCTGTTCGAGAGCATTGAACGCGATCAGGTCGCGCGCGGTGTGTTGAATGTGGCGCCAGAGCCCGCTCAATGA
- a CDS encoding VOC family protein codes for MAIKTTGINHIALVCRDMKETVHFYTEILNMPLFKTVQLPDGGQHFFFDCGNGNSVAFFWWDDAPPAAPGIASVKEFPFDAKTAVGSMNHLAFDMAEDELEAAIVRLQDANVPLTPAVLNHDDSPQGVAPAMHDGVFVRSVYFTDPNGIMLEFAATTRAFGPEDIAHEPATCNTAEG; via the coding sequence ATGGCGATCAAAACAACGGGCATCAACCACATCGCGCTGGTTTGTCGCGATATGAAAGAGACGGTCCATTTCTACACCGAGATATTGAACATGCCCTTGTTCAAAACCGTCCAATTGCCGGATGGTGGCCAGCATTTCTTCTTTGATTGCGGCAATGGCAATTCCGTCGCGTTCTTTTGGTGGGACGATGCGCCGCCGGCCGCCCCAGGCATTGCATCGGTCAAGGAATTCCCATTCGATGCAAAGACCGCCGTTGGATCCATGAACCATCTCGCCTTCGATATGGCAGAGGATGAATTGGAAGCGGCGATCGTCCGACTTCAAGACGCAAATGTCCCACTGACCCCTGCGGTTTTGAACCACGATGACAGCCCCCAAGGCGTCGCACCAGCAATGCATGATGGGGTATTTGTGCGGTCGGTGTATTTCACCGATCCCAACGGCATCATGCTCGAATTTGCTGCAACAACCCGAGCATTCGGCCCAGAAGACATCGCCCATGAACCCGCAACCTGTAACACAGCCGAAGGGTAA
- a CDS encoding carboxymuconolactone decarboxylase family protein → MPRLREIPKSEVEDQAVLQMYAMVFGDRDPVTEPGTATGTSGDWWSVFANSPETLKHAAQGFAYYRSENRKLDPVLREFGQTWAGWATGSQFVFSQHCKSLRGLAVSEEKIEAIPTWQTATCFDAKERLVLAYADRLVTHAGRVPDTLFDAIKATFSDEEILELTYTTTMYMMHAVMSRALRTEFDDRDDPITEVAAPEGFDALDVLGGSRKDD, encoded by the coding sequence ATGCCGCGTTTAAGAGAGATTCCTAAGAGCGAAGTCGAAGACCAGGCCGTGTTGCAGATGTACGCGATGGTGTTCGGTGACCGCGATCCCGTAACAGAACCGGGCACGGCAACGGGCACATCCGGCGATTGGTGGTCGGTCTTCGCCAACTCGCCCGAAACGCTCAAACATGCAGCGCAAGGCTTTGCCTATTACCGCAGTGAGAACCGCAAGCTTGATCCTGTTTTGCGGGAGTTTGGCCAGACATGGGCAGGATGGGCAACCGGCAGCCAATTCGTGTTCTCACAGCACTGTAAGAGCCTGCGTGGGCTAGCCGTGAGTGAGGAAAAGATCGAGGCGATCCCCACTTGGCAAACTGCCACCTGTTTTGATGCCAAGGAACGTTTGGTGCTGGCCTATGCGGATCGATTGGTCACGCACGCGGGACGGGTTCCCGATACTTTGTTCGACGCGATTAAAGCCACGTTCTCCGACGAAGAGATCCTAGAGCTCACTTACACAACGACCATGTATATGATGCATGCGGTGATGAGCCGCGCGCTAAGGACGGAATTTGACGACCGAGATGATCCGATAACCGAAGTGGCCGCACCCGAAGGGTTCGACGCGTTGGATGTCTTGGGCGGGTCGCGCAAAGACGACTGA
- a CDS encoding acetyl-CoA acetyltransferase: MIDNNTPVIIGVGQYSERVGEPGYEALSYMDLGGRALSAAVENCGADGSVAGAIDTLAAIRAFEMSRPDRAPPFGGSDNIPRSFAKRVGADPKRAILSTTGGQYNQKLVGEFAADIASGKSQCAAIVGSEAISTVLALSAKGEKPDWSEAVGGECEDRGFGLDGMLEPALFAHGATGAIPLYAIAENARRAKSGKSLDEYRADIGALFEPFTKVAAANPHSAAPKERSAEELATVTDRNRIVAEPYARMTVARDQVNQAAAIILCSAGLARELGVPEDRWVHIHAVTSATELELSERPDLAANPASIASVETAFAIADKGMSDMAYIDFYSCFAIPVFNQCDHFGLSADDPRGLTLTGGLPFFGGAGNNYSAHAICEAVERVRSDRGSYALVGANGGWMSKYATGIYSTEPADWTGNDRVSEVPKATDAVVRSNDPFDSASVESYTINHSKSGSDAVFIGRNADRARVVGNADLDDPATRDLFEGGQPFGASLTVTRDDRGRNVGRIA, translated from the coding sequence GTGATAGATAACAACACGCCCGTCATTATCGGGGTTGGGCAATATTCGGAACGGGTCGGAGAACCGGGATACGAAGCCCTTTCCTATATGGATCTTGGCGGGCGTGCTTTGTCTGCTGCTGTTGAGAACTGCGGCGCCGATGGATCGGTTGCGGGTGCGATTGATACGCTCGCCGCGATCCGTGCGTTTGAGATGTCTCGTCCGGATCGGGCGCCGCCCTTTGGTGGTTCTGATAACATCCCGCGCAGTTTCGCAAAACGTGTGGGCGCCGATCCAAAACGCGCGATCCTGTCCACCACAGGCGGGCAATACAATCAAAAGCTGGTTGGTGAATTCGCCGCCGATATCGCCAGCGGTAAAAGCCAGTGCGCGGCCATTGTGGGATCCGAAGCGATCTCAACCGTCTTGGCGCTGTCTGCCAAGGGTGAAAAGCCGGATTGGTCTGAAGCGGTCGGCGGTGAATGCGAAGATCGCGGCTTTGGCCTTGATGGGATGCTCGAACCCGCTTTGTTTGCGCATGGTGCGACGGGGGCCATTCCGCTTTACGCTATTGCCGAAAATGCTCGACGCGCGAAATCAGGCAAGAGCTTGGACGAATATCGCGCCGATATTGGCGCATTGTTTGAACCATTCACCAAAGTGGCCGCCGCCAATCCGCATTCTGCGGCCCCTAAGGAGCGCAGCGCGGAAGAGTTGGCGACCGTTACAGATCGCAATCGGATTGTGGCCGAACCCTATGCGCGGATGACCGTAGCGCGCGATCAAGTGAACCAAGCCGCGGCAATCATCCTTTGCAGTGCGGGTTTGGCGCGCGAATTGGGTGTTCCTGAGGATCGGTGGGTCCATATTCATGCGGTGACTTCGGCCACCGAATTGGAATTGTCTGAGCGTCCCGACCTCGCGGCCAATCCGGCGTCAATCGCCAGCGTTGAGACTGCGTTTGCCATCGCCGACAAGGGCATGTCTGACATGGCCTATATCGATTTCTATTCGTGCTTTGCGATTCCCGTTTTCAACCAATGCGATCATTTTGGCTTGTCGGCTGATGATCCGCGTGGGCTGACCTTGACCGGTGGATTGCCGTTCTTTGGTGGGGCGGGGAACAACTATTCCGCTCACGCGATTTGCGAAGCAGTAGAACGAGTGCGCTCCGATCGCGGCAGTTACGCTCTGGTCGGGGCAAATGGCGGCTGGATGAGCAAATATGCGACCGGGATCTATTCGACCGAACCGGCCGATTGGACGGGCAATGATCGCGTTTCCGAGGTGCCGAAAGCCACCGACGCAGTCGTTCGCAGCAACGATCCCTTTGATAGCGCATCGGTTGAAAGCTACACGATCAATCACAGCAAATCAGGCAGCGATGCGGTCTTTATAGGTCGCAACGCAGACAGAGCTCGCGTGGTCGGCAACGCCGATCTTGATGATCCTGCGACACGTGATTTGTTCGAAGGCGGTCAACCCTTTGGTGCCTCACTGACCGTCACGCGCGACGATCGCGGCCGCAACGTGGGGCGCATCGCTTAA